Proteins encoded together in one Impatiens glandulifera chromosome 1, dImpGla2.1, whole genome shotgun sequence window:
- the LOC124922086 gene encoding zinc finger protein ZAT9-like, giving the protein MEKHKCDICFKRFINGRALGGHMRSHLTNLYEEEEARRNEIDADFHTSASSEDEEDDPEEEEEEEEEEEEKNNLLSYALRENPKKSIRLVDQEFSFVVEPGSGSSIILQDRESETESSKNPSRRRSKRIRRRPESPETMTRNGNSYKGSGSGVKKIKIVLPELEPEPVSSISYTSPDEDVAYCLMMLKRDKWVVREEEFGEDEEDEFVQSDGDESDAAPENNNNSIKKIEKKNRSGKYKCETCHKVFRSYQALGGHRASHKKIRINPIVETNAAPAQETDDGKTGEEKIHECPVCYRVFASGQALGGHKRSHVIGTTSTAAAVTATGVIHRRPPPAPVAKRFIDTLIDLNLPAPMEDEEMSQIEISAVSDR; this is encoded by the coding sequence aTGGAGAAACACAAGTGTGATATCTGTTTCAAGAGGTTCATCAATGGCAGAGCTTTAGGAGGCCATATGAGATCTCACTTAACGAATctttatgaagaagaagaagctcgcCGTAATGAAATCGATGCCGATTTTCATACATCTGCTTCATCTGAGGATGAAGAAGACGAcccagaagaagaagaagaagaggaggaagaagaagaagagaagaacaATTTGCTCTCTTATGCTTTAAGAGAGAATCCAAAGAAGAGTATACGATTGGTTGATCAAGAATTCTCATTCGTAGTCGAGCCAGGCTCTGGTTCTTCCATCATTCTTCAAGACAGAGAGAGCGAAACGGAATCATCGAAAAATCCGAGCCGCCGGCGATCAAAGAGGATTCGGAGACGACCCGAATCACCGGAGACGATGACGCGAAATGGAAACAGTTATAAGGGAAGTGGGTCGGGTgtgaagaaaatcaaaatagtcTTGCCGGAGCTCGAACCAGAACCAGTTAGCTCCATTTCTTATACGAGCCCTGATGAGGATGTAGCTTATTGTTTGATGATGCTGAAAAGAGATAAATGGGTGGTGAGAGAGGAAGAAtttggagaagatgaagaagacgaATTCGTTCAGTCCGATGGTGATGAATCTGACGCCGCGCCGGAgaacaataataatagtatCAAGAAGATTGAGAAGAAAAACAGAAGTGGCAAATATAAATGTGAGACTTGTCATAAAGTTTTCCGATCATACCAAGCTTTAGGTGGTCACCGTGCAAGTCACAAGAAAATCAGAATCAACCCAATTGTTGAAACAAACGCGGCGCCGGCGCAAGAAACCGACGATGGGAAGACCGGAGAAGAGAAAATCCATGAATGCCCTGTTTGTTACAGAGTATTTGCTTCAGGGCAGGCATTGGGTGGGCATAAGAGATCACATGTTATAGGCACGACGTCGAcggcggcggcggtgacggCGACCGGGGTAATTCACCGACGACCACCTCCAGCTCCGGTGGCAAAAAGGTTTATTGATACATTGATTGATCTTAACCTTCCTGCTCCAATGGAGGATGAGGAGATGAGTCAAATTGAAATTTCAGCTGTTTCTGATCGTTAA